The region TGCATGTAGGTGATAagtattctttttcttttttttatagaAGATAACTATTCTTGTTTACTAAAATTTAGAATGGAAAAAGATAGGCTCCACATGTCATAAGAGAGAAAATGAAGGCAATTAATCTCCTAGAAAAtgatattttctttctttaataatTCATTTTTCTACTTTGATTAAAGTATAGTTTGTCTGTTTGTTTCATGCCTTACCACATGAAATGTTAGAGATTAATTACCTGGATTACATCGCCTATGTTGACCACTATTGTGCCTTGAGTGGGAAAAACTGGAATCCATTCCTTGTCCTTGAAAACCTCAAGGCCTCCAACCTCATCTTGGAACACAAAAGTAATACAATTTCCATCTTCATGTTCTGAAATTCCATTGTTCTGGCTTTCCGTAGCCGGAAAGTAACGAAGCGCCGCCATGAAATCCCAGCTCCGATCATCATTATACTCCTTGAGGAAATCGGGAGGCAGTCCTAAACACTCGTTCAAGATGCTCTCCAAAAGTAAACCAATCGCACTTAACTTCATGAATATCTCTTCCAACACTTTCCTAGCAATGAAAAATTAATGAATACTCACTTCAAATTGTACAATTCATAGTACAGAAATTTAATAAATAGAAAAATGAATCAAAGTAatgaatgagagagaaagaaaagatacCTAAAGTGAGGTGGGTTTGGTGGATAGACATTAAAATCTGTGTGCGGAGGGAACATTAAGAAGTACTCGTTCTTATCTAGAGAGTGCTGTGGCTGCTTGCTGTAACCGGCTGGAAGAGGTGCACCGGAACCAGGACTAGATTTGAGCTTTTCTTCATCTGTGTACCCAAAATATTCCTTGGACAGATCAAGGGCTTGACCCATCAATCCAAGTGGTACCCCATGATTGCTGATTTGAAAGAAACCATATTCCGAGCAAGCTTGCCTTATAGTCTCAATGGCCTTCTTCTTTTCGTCCTCATGAGTACTTGCTTCTTTGAAGAATGGAGAGAGATCTATAGTTGGAATAGTTGACTCCATTTCAAATGTACttttgtttttcttctcttttcatcGATGACTATTGCTAATCGGCAAGCACCCTATGACGTGTCTTCTGACATGCCACCCGATTgttaaatctttatttttattttgtcttCTATTATTTTAAAACCATATTAAGAGGGTTTTTATTATGAGAAATGCTATATAACCCGGTGGAATTTTAAGTACACTTGCTCATATTAAAACTTGCCACATCTTAATAAGTCTGACATTTAATAAGTTTAGTTTTAGttgatttaaaacaaaaaataaaagaacaaatattatttaatattaaaaagtatacatttaatataaaaagttAAATTTTGCTGTCTTCGTCCATTTCAAACTTTGGAAATTTAAAACAAATATAATAAAGTCCCATTTTTTATTCCCTATTCGTCCTCTCCCCTAAGATGGTGGAACCTCGTATTTCTCTCTTACTCATTTTATTCACTCACGGTAGACCACCACCATCACCTCTATCATGCCAGCTAACGAtgaccactaccaccaccattTTCACGCCATCGCCGATGAACCCCGAAAGCCACGACCACCACCACAACTTCCGCCTCGCCACTACAATGGGTTTCACGCCACTTCGTCCACCATTGATGCCGATGTAGAGCTCAGTTGATGAAGATGATACGGGATCTGAACTTCCTTCACCAAGAGGAGGACAAAGCAGCATGGGAATCCAAATCTGAGTGAGCGATGGAATCCAATAAGGTCCAGTGAGGGCGGCAGAGGTGTCTGCCGTGAGATTGAGAGAAATGACTCTTCGAGAGAGTATGTGGCAGGTAAAGCCATACCAGCGGCAAAGGTGGTCGAAGGAGGATTGGTCTCACTTCCAGGATGCTAGAATATTGAAAGGATCGACGGTTATGGAACTTTTGAAGTGGAGAGGCAATGCATGACTTTGCAAAATACAGTGATATtgagaatatatatgtatatatatatatacacatgtatacatatatatatttatatgtatgtcaTTTTGTTAGAATTATtgttatggactaatataatcatagacattattccataatcacaaccattaactaaagtgcctacgaatagttaaagaccataatgggatggttagtATTAATCTAATTGCATATGAGgtacatggtagcaccctaaagactataggctgacccattaaaccatagtgcaccatatataataatataagcccaataggcccaatataccccttagggtaagaaggcatacgagacatatatatagaacatatatgttgttgggtgaAGATAAGTATGTGGTATTGTGGTAAGGGTTTGCTATCCATTGGTTTCCTCTTGCATTTTGCACTTGTTTTTTGTAGGTGAATTGAAGATTGTTAAGGGAGGAAATGGCTCAAGAAGGGATTGACAATATGGGAGGTATGCTCTCTAGATTCTAaatcaatgctctaaataaaatgtgttaTTGGATTGTTGCATGAGCATATAATGTtgttttgaatctgatttatggatttaatgctcATAATATTGTTTACAATCTATCAATTGGTATCATGAGCAAGGTCATTTGTGTTTTAGGGCTTGATTTTAGACAAAAAAACCcattttttcacaaaattttTGAAATCATGATATATTAATGAGGGAAATCGGGTTTGATAATGTGTGTTGGGTTTTAACAATGTTTTTTGGCAAAAATTTCGTGTTTATTGCTATGAAACCGAGCTTTTCATAGAGCTCAAAAATGGTGGAAACCCATTTCGAGTTTCATGCTTGTTCTGACGTTTTGGATGGATATGAGGACAATGGAGATGCTAGGGTGGTCGGCGACGGTGAGAGGAAGAAAACCCACGTTacagttgtaatgacccaactattctagactcttggaccattaacaaaactatacatacaaattcttactaaaacttacatttgcgaaaataccataattttattagaaaacttatagaaataagagttacttacataaataccaagaaggatatgggatcccattgtttgaaaaaacaaaaaaacataacatgatttaaaaataaaggggttacatagtaagtgcggaaaatacatataaagaccataagtaaacgactacatcctcgaaatcgaactctcgactccttgaatctgttcatcaccgatacacattctctaagcgtccacgaatcttaccgcctctaaagctattttcctgcacataaaacaaaaaggaatgagcctaatgcccagcaaggaaaatctaacacatagtcataaacataaatttcataaaaaacataaagacataacataacacttattacatacacatactataatggccattattacttggggtcccatagactaaacaagtcatatgaccatgagattagtggggtcctactagctaagtaggtcatatgcccataatctattggggtcttgttagtcatatgggtcatatgcccaagcctaaatacatacatacatatcataacacatttaataacataaaacataagataacatatagaacatataacatatgcatttctatcctattttccttaccaaagttatcgggatatgtggacagtgctgggactttggaacactcctaataattattatgaaaaagagtgagtctaatgaagaaaaggagatgaaaaggaatgggaagactaaaccattgagaaacatacttaccaaaacttatgtgctcaagaacttagatttcctaaccaaaataaagattaaggttagaggttaagtagaagactatgagaacttaaaagaacaaatacataattgaactagagttttgggttaccttaaagacttgtaagaccaatctacaccacaaaccgaaatactatagaaccttacttcccaaagtgtttgataagtttatgaggatcaagcttatgatttccccaaaccaggtgtttacactctcacactcacttagcacttgctgcctctgaacttagagaaaaagatgaataatggctgggtactaggtcttatttatagagtttaggaatgaaaggatcttaatttcacttgaataaaaataatggctttttaggtgaaaataatttgaataatcgttcagcagaggctgaagactcgttcaaaaagatgctggacttatcaagaggttgaatggctgaatggaaaaagaattcaaaaactttcaaaacatactgaaggaggcgatatatcgccccctgtaggcgatatatcgcctgggccagtatgcctgaggcattcgtgcatcgtctcgtgttttccgtatctacgtgctgcgatatatcgccccctatagctgcgatatatctgcACACGctaattaattaaacacgaaattacacatttttagctaagtttgaatggagtaaacagccttgactaagccctcaacgtattcaaagctgctgactgaccttgtagcattcaaactttactccttattaaatttaatcctcaaaaatacttaatccttaatcacccattcatgacatgtgcttaaaatcctattggt is a window of Humulus lupulus chromosome 4, drHumLupu1.1, whole genome shotgun sequence DNA encoding:
- the LOC133830520 gene encoding flavonol synthase/flavanone 3-hydroxylase-like, whose product is MESTIPTIDLSPFFKEASTHEDEKKKAIETIRQACSEYGFFQISNHGVPLGLMGQALDLSKEYFGYTDEEKLKSSPGSGAPLPAGYSKQPQHSLDKNEYFLMFPPHTDFNVYPPNPPHFRKVLEEIFMKLSAIGLLLESILNECLGLPPDFLKEYNDDRSWDFMAALRYFPATESQNNGISEHEDGNCITFVFQDEVGGLEVFKDKEWIPVFPTQGTIVVNIGDVIQVISNNKLKSATHRVVRTKGRCRHSFAFFYNLHGDKWVEPLPKFTQEIGESPKYRGFLFKEYQQLRMRNKSHPPSNPQDVIHITHYALKN